The Bifidobacterium animalis subsp. animalis ATCC 25527 genome has a segment encoding these proteins:
- a CDS encoding substrate-binding domain-containing protein, translating to MGKGTSHIIRAFVSLAMAGSLMCATAGCSTDPSTGTATTSPSATTAASTGHVALFLPSNSPNLSQNVPLNNWNTLNDSLENALSTDGFSGKSMNRETSGSLASQSDALKRYVQERLNADSKEQYGDPQTEQGATTIVIAPAVRLDRNYGEYSHFITTPNQEPSDQDASDTDSDESSSMRQIADSLNKAKNAGMHVVVLSNPIDGFVPNVYVPLVTAADIGRMQAQQIVSKLDLDAVSESNPKAIEVLLPNTDPSGKNNSFQAQAFEGIWEVLGPYFRQRKAYSPSQRLSFFTTKSDYKDVMFKATKDSQIEDELKSRLETKGRDAAVRIDGILAMNDFTAAASIKALKTMGYSGSSMDVNPSITIFDVVGNIAGRKPLNRQRVPNPAQSGDESAQPSQTTKTDSKQWPIITGFGAYISDIPNIVNGLQWMTGLVDVHANTGTIAQIALQLNRKEKLSNIAELKTSDDYGSEIPTLHITLLAVSAANLKAALIDPGYISLADADM from the coding sequence ATGGGCAAAGGCACCTCTCACATCATTCGCGCATTCGTCTCGTTGGCGATGGCTGGCTCACTGATGTGTGCAACGGCCGGATGCTCCACCGATCCATCGACCGGCACCGCCACCACCAGCCCCTCGGCCACCACCGCAGCTTCGACAGGGCACGTGGCGCTCTTCCTTCCATCGAACTCCCCCAATCTTTCGCAGAACGTTCCCCTGAACAACTGGAACACTCTCAATGATTCGCTCGAGAACGCGCTGTCCACTGACGGATTCTCCGGCAAGTCCATGAACCGTGAGACCAGCGGTTCGTTGGCAAGCCAGAGCGATGCCTTGAAGCGGTATGTGCAGGAACGGCTCAATGCGGATTCCAAGGAGCAATACGGCGACCCGCAAACCGAGCAGGGGGCAACGACGATTGTCATCGCCCCGGCCGTCAGGCTTGACAGGAACTACGGCGAATACAGCCATTTCATCACCACTCCGAACCAGGAGCCCTCCGACCAGGATGCATCCGACACTGACTCAGATGAATCCTCTTCCATGCGCCAGATAGCCGATTCGCTGAACAAGGCGAAGAACGCGGGGATGCATGTGGTGGTGCTGAGCAACCCGATCGACGGCTTCGTTCCGAACGTCTACGTCCCATTGGTGACTGCCGCCGACATCGGCCGTATGCAGGCACAGCAGATCGTATCCAAACTCGATCTCGATGCGGTGAGCGAGTCGAATCCCAAAGCCATAGAGGTTCTCCTGCCGAACACAGACCCGTCCGGCAAAAACAATTCGTTCCAAGCGCAGGCATTTGAAGGCATCTGGGAGGTTCTGGGGCCGTATTTCCGGCAGCGCAAGGCATATAGCCCCTCACAACGCCTCTCGTTCTTCACCACGAAAAGCGATTACAAGGATGTGATGTTCAAGGCGACGAAGGACTCCCAGATAGAGGATGAGCTCAAGTCACGCCTCGAGACGAAAGGACGCGATGCAGCCGTACGCATCGACGGTATCTTGGCGATGAACGATTTCACTGCGGCCGCATCGATCAAGGCACTGAAAACGATGGGCTATTCAGGATCCTCCATGGATGTCAACCCCTCCATCACCATTTTCGATGTGGTGGGCAACATTGCAGGAAGGAAGCCACTGAACAGACAACGTGTGCCTAATCCAGCACAGTCAGGTGATGAGTCCGCGCAACCATCCCAGACAACGAAGACGGACTCCAAGCAATGGCCCATTATCACCGGTTTTGGTGCCTATATATCCGATATCCCGAACATTGTGAATGGATTGCAGTGGATGACCGGTCTGGTGGACGTCCATGCCAACACCGGCACCATTGCACAAATCGCACTGCAGCTCAACCGCAAGGAGAAGCTCTCCAACATTGCCGAGCTCAAAACCAGCGACGACTACGGTTCGGAGATCCCCACACTGCATATAACCCTGCTGGCCGTGAGTGCCGCAAATCTGAAGGCCGCATTGATCGATCCGGGGTACATCTCATTGGCCGACGCCGACATGTGA
- a CDS encoding NADP-dependent isocitrate dehydrogenase yields MAKIKVEGKVVELDGDEMTRVIWKDIKDRLILPYLDIDLDYYDLGIENRDATDDQVTIDAAEAIKREHVGVKCATITPDEARVEEFGLKKMWKSPNGTIRNILGGTIFREPIVIDNIPRLVPGWTKPIVVARHAFGDQYKATDFKVPTSGTLTVTFTPNDGSEPIEHVVFDYPGSGVAQVQYNLDESIRGFARACFNYGLLRHYPVYLSTKNTILKAYDGEFKDIFAEVFETEYKQRYEQEGLTYEHRLIDDMVASSLKWHGGYVWACKNYDGDVQSDTVAQGFGSLGLMTSVLMTPDGQTVEAEAAHGTVTRHYRRWQKGEKTSTNPIASIYAWTGGLKHRAKLDGTPQVANFAETLEQTIISTVEGGQMTKDLAILIDPSHEWLDTEQFMNALDENLQRNLAEQR; encoded by the coding sequence ATGGCCAAAATCAAGGTCGAAGGCAAGGTGGTTGAGCTCGACGGCGACGAGATGACACGCGTCATCTGGAAGGACATCAAGGATCGTCTCATACTGCCGTATCTCGACATCGATCTCGACTATTACGACCTGGGAATCGAGAACCGCGACGCCACGGATGACCAAGTGACCATCGACGCGGCAGAAGCGATCAAGCGCGAACATGTGGGTGTCAAATGCGCCACGATAACCCCCGACGAGGCGCGTGTGGAGGAGTTCGGCCTCAAGAAAATGTGGAAGTCGCCGAACGGCACCATTCGCAACATTCTCGGTGGTACGATCTTCCGCGAGCCGATTGTCATAGACAACATTCCTCGTCTGGTGCCTGGTTGGACAAAGCCGATTGTAGTGGCTCGCCACGCGTTCGGCGACCAGTACAAGGCCACCGACTTCAAGGTGCCGACTTCTGGCACTCTCACCGTGACCTTCACCCCGAATGACGGCTCCGAGCCGATCGAACATGTGGTGTTCGATTATCCCGGGAGCGGCGTGGCGCAGGTGCAGTACAATCTCGATGAATCGATTCGCGGCTTCGCACGCGCATGCTTCAACTATGGACTCCTGCGGCACTACCCCGTGTACCTCTCCACGAAGAACACGATTCTCAAGGCCTACGACGGCGAGTTCAAAGACATTTTCGCCGAGGTGTTCGAAACCGAATACAAGCAACGTTATGAGCAGGAGGGACTCACCTACGAGCACCGGTTGATCGACGATATGGTGGCCAGCTCGCTCAAGTGGCATGGCGGTTACGTGTGGGCCTGCAAGAACTATGACGGTGATGTGCAGTCCGACACCGTGGCGCAGGGATTCGGGTCGCTGGGACTCATGACGTCGGTTCTCATGACTCCCGATGGCCAAACCGTCGAAGCCGAGGCCGCCCATGGAACGGTCACACGCCATTACCGTCGCTGGCAGAAAGGCGAGAAGACCTCCACGAACCCGATCGCCTCGATCTACGCCTGGACCGGCGGCCTCAAGCACCGCGCAAAACTCGATGGCACCCCACAGGTCGCCAATTTCGCAGAAACACTGGAACAGACCATCATCTCGACCGTTGAGGGCGGCCAGATGACCAAGGATCTGGCCATACTCATTGATCCAAGCCATGAATGGCTCGACACAGAGCAGTTCATGAACGCTCTGGATGAGAACCTGCAAAGGAACCTTGCCGAGCAGCGTTGA
- a CDS encoding GuaB3 family IMP dehydrogenase-related protein, which yields MAQETEIGLGKKARIAYGLDDISIVPSRRTRDPQDVSTSWQVDAYEFDIPVIGAPMDSVTSPQTAIAMGKLGTVGVLDLEGLWTRYENPEPILEKIASLDPDDATAYLQQAYAEPIKPELIVERLHEIRDAGVTVAGALSPQRTQQYYSTVLNAGVDLFVIRGTSVSAEHVSKNHEPLNLKQFIYDLDVPVIVGGAANYRAALHLMRAGAAGVLVGFGGVATSANRQTIGVSIPMATAISDVAEARRDYMDESGGRYVQVIADGSMGESGSFVTALAMGADAAMLGAPLARAQEAPGHGTHWGSEARHATLPRGLRSEVGTVGTLQEILYGPSHKADGTTNFIGALRRAMASCGYVDIKSFQRCPVVVTANRS from the coding sequence ATGGCTCAGGAAACAGAAATCGGCCTTGGCAAGAAGGCCCGCATCGCTTATGGCTTGGACGACATATCCATCGTCCCCTCCCGTCGCACCCGCGATCCGCAGGACGTGTCCACCTCGTGGCAGGTGGATGCCTATGAATTCGACATCCCGGTGATCGGGGCCCCGATGGATTCGGTGACGAGCCCACAGACGGCCATAGCCATGGGCAAACTTGGAACTGTTGGCGTACTCGATTTGGAAGGTCTGTGGACCCGATACGAGAATCCCGAACCGATTCTGGAGAAGATCGCCTCGTTGGATCCCGACGATGCCACGGCGTATCTGCAACAAGCCTATGCGGAGCCAATCAAGCCCGAACTCATTGTTGAACGACTCCACGAGATTCGCGATGCAGGGGTAACCGTGGCAGGTGCCCTTTCCCCGCAGCGCACGCAGCAGTACTATTCGACTGTGCTCAATGCCGGTGTGGACCTGTTCGTGATCCGCGGCACTTCCGTGTCGGCGGAGCATGTTTCGAAGAACCATGAGCCTTTGAACCTCAAGCAGTTCATCTACGACCTCGACGTGCCGGTGATAGTCGGCGGTGCGGCAAACTACCGGGCTGCATTGCATCTGATGCGTGCTGGGGCTGCCGGTGTGCTGGTTGGGTTCGGTGGCGTCGCGACATCCGCCAACCGCCAGACCATCGGGGTGTCCATCCCGATGGCGACCGCCATCTCCGATGTGGCCGAGGCGCGACGTGACTACATGGATGAGTCGGGGGGCCGATACGTACAGGTGATTGCGGATGGCAGCATGGGCGAATCAGGCAGCTTCGTCACTGCCCTCGCCATGGGAGCCGATGCGGCCATGCTCGGTGCGCCGCTGGCCCGTGCCCAAGAGGCACCGGGGCATGGAACGCATTGGGGGTCCGAGGCTCGTCACGCCACACTGCCGCGTGGCCTGCGCTCTGAAGTCGGTACGGTTGGCACCCTGCAAGAGATTCTGTATGGTCCGAGCCACAAGGCGGACGGCACCACGAACTTCATAGGGGCATTGCGCCGCGCCATGGCATCGTGTGGCTATGTGGACATCAAGAGCTTCCAACGATGCCCCGTGGTGGTCACCGCCAACCGATCCTGA
- a CDS encoding AMP-dependent synthetase/ligase, with amino-acid sequence MLREYGLDNKYVTTDDDTVYQLLSKRALERPDELIAQFKDPQTNQWVDVMAGEMLAQVRSVAKGLMAIGARPGTMVAIYSATSYEWGVMDFACASIGAVSVPIYETDSQKQADSIITEVQPAIAFGGDENHTHTLERIAEQVKCLRHVFNFENGALEALINYGESVSEDELDAAIGRVRADDLLTIVFTSGSTGKPKGAMLSHRNFTHIVKNGYEILPEMLYDAPNRLLLFLPLAHCFARYIQYVAIGGYGVVGYVPDAKHLLADLRGFKPTYLLGVPRVFEKVYNAASQKAGAGIRGHIFANAVNHFVSWSEMMSEHKHPGPMMRIKHSFYMSTVASSFRSALGPNLRYLACGGAPINPDLVHFFNGIDDITFIQGYGMTETAAPMIVNWQKANRVGSVGRPGPGMAVRTAEDGEIEVKGPNVFLGYYKNPELTDEVLEPSGWLHTGDLGYIDDDGFLYITGRKKDLIITAGGKNVSPAPLESAISECPIVSHVVVVGDNKPFIGAVVTLDEEMTRSWLDNQGMPTNLSMDDLAHSDGVHAFIQQYVDKANANVSRAESVRKFIVLPSDFSIEEGTLTPSQKVVRPKVLSTYSELIDAELYAPKNAARPVPVSMQIIESTSETVKKASQAVQHTAETVTPKVRQAFDNVQERFEELQQHGRSDESSSAKPEHGASTTTNSDSSEQNTKEQ; translated from the coding sequence ATGCTCAGGGAATATGGACTCGATAACAAATACGTGACCACGGATGACGACACCGTATATCAGCTGCTGTCGAAACGTGCTCTGGAACGCCCCGATGAACTGATTGCCCAGTTCAAAGACCCTCAGACGAACCAATGGGTCGATGTCATGGCCGGCGAGATGCTGGCCCAGGTGCGCAGCGTTGCGAAAGGCCTGATGGCCATAGGGGCGCGTCCGGGCACTATGGTGGCAATCTATTCCGCCACCAGCTACGAGTGGGGTGTCATGGATTTCGCATGTGCCAGCATTGGTGCGGTGAGCGTTCCGATCTATGAGACCGATTCGCAGAAGCAGGCCGACTCGATCATCACGGAGGTACAGCCTGCCATCGCATTCGGCGGTGACGAGAACCATACCCATACTTTGGAACGCATCGCCGAGCAGGTCAAATGCCTGCGCCACGTATTCAACTTCGAGAATGGTGCATTGGAAGCGCTCATCAATTACGGCGAATCGGTGAGCGAGGACGAGCTCGATGCGGCCATCGGCCGGGTGCGTGCCGATGACCTGCTCACCATCGTGTTCACGTCTGGTTCCACCGGCAAGCCGAAAGGTGCCATGCTTTCGCATCGCAACTTCACCCACATTGTGAAGAACGGCTACGAGATCCTGCCCGAGATGCTGTACGATGCCCCGAACCGTCTGCTGCTGTTTCTGCCGCTTGCCCATTGCTTCGCGCGTTACATCCAGTATGTGGCCATCGGAGGTTATGGAGTGGTGGGCTATGTGCCTGACGCCAAACATCTGTTGGCCGATCTGCGTGGCTTCAAGCCGACGTACCTGCTCGGTGTGCCTCGCGTATTCGAGAAGGTCTACAACGCAGCTTCCCAGAAGGCCGGCGCCGGCATTCGCGGGCATATTTTCGCCAATGCCGTCAACCATTTCGTCTCCTGGTCGGAGATGATGTCGGAACACAAGCATCCGGGGCCGATGATGCGAATCAAGCATTCGTTCTATATGAGCACCGTGGCCTCGTCCTTCCGTTCGGCCCTGGGGCCGAACCTACGGTATCTCGCCTGTGGCGGAGCGCCGATCAATCCGGACCTCGTGCATTTCTTCAATGGCATCGACGACATCACGTTCATTCAGGGGTACGGCATGACGGAGACGGCTGCTCCGATGATCGTCAATTGGCAGAAAGCCAACCGCGTTGGCTCCGTCGGACGTCCCGGACCGGGAATGGCCGTGCGTACGGCGGAGGACGGGGAGATCGAGGTCAAAGGCCCCAACGTGTTCCTTGGATACTACAAGAACCCGGAGCTTACCGATGAAGTGCTGGAGCCAAGCGGTTGGCTGCATACCGGCGATCTCGGGTACATTGACGACGACGGATTCCTGTACATCACCGGTCGCAAGAAGGATCTCATCATCACCGCGGGTGGAAAGAACGTGAGCCCGGCGCCGCTGGAAAGCGCGATCAGTGAATGCCCGATTGTGTCTCATGTGGTGGTGGTCGGTGACAACAAGCCGTTCATTGGCGCAGTGGTGACCCTCGATGAGGAGATGACCCGCAGCTGGCTCGATAATCAGGGCATGCCAACGAATCTTTCGATGGACGATCTGGCCCACAGCGACGGTGTCCACGCATTCATCCAGCAGTACGTGGACAAAGCGAACGCCAATGTATCCCGTGCAGAGTCGGTGCGCAAGTTCATCGTGCTTCCCTCCGATTTCAGCATCGAGGAAGGTACGCTCACGCCAAGCCAGAAAGTTGTGCGCCCCAAGGTGCTCTCGACATACAGCGAGCTCATCGATGCGGAGCTCTATGCTCCGAAGAACGCGGCGCGTCCGGTTCCGGTGAGCATGCAGATCATCGAAAGCACCTCGGAAACCGTGAAGAAAGCCTCCCAAGCCGTGCAGCACACCGCCGAGACGGTCACCCCGAAGGTTCGTCAGGCATTCGACAACGTACAGGAACGCTTTGAGGAGCTTCAGCAGCATGGTCGGTCCGATGAATCCTCCTCGGCCAAGCCTGAGCATGGGGCCTCGACCACAACGAATTCGGATTCCTCCGAACAGAACACGAAGGAGCAGTGA
- a CDS encoding peptide deformylase, giving the protein MAIREIRVVPDPVLRTPCDPITEITPAVRNLVQDLLDTVDDPGRAGVSANQIGVSLRAFSYNIDGKIGYVLNPVLEETRGEQYGDEGCLSLPNLWYKTKRADYARVRGMDLDGNEIVLEGDGIMGRMLQHETDHLNGHLYIDRLEKDERRAAMRRMRSLE; this is encoded by the coding sequence GTGGCAATTCGTGAAATTCGGGTCGTTCCCGATCCGGTACTGCGCACGCCATGCGATCCGATTACAGAGATCACGCCGGCCGTACGCAATCTCGTGCAGGATCTGCTCGATACTGTGGATGATCCAGGCCGAGCGGGCGTCTCCGCCAACCAGATCGGCGTCAGCCTCCGAGCCTTCTCGTACAACATCGATGGCAAGATCGGCTATGTGCTCAACCCGGTGCTCGAGGAGACCCGAGGCGAACAATACGGCGATGAGGGATGCCTGAGCCTGCCGAATCTATGGTACAAGACCAAGCGGGCGGATTACGCGCGCGTGCGCGGCATGGATCTGGACGGCAATGAGATCGTGCTCGAGGGAGACGGCATCATGGGCCGTATGCTCCAGCACGAGACCGACCATCTCAACGGCCATCTCTATATAGACCGCTTGGAGAAGGACGAGCGGCGTGCGGCGATGCGCCGCATGCGCAGTCTCGAATAG